A region of Nitrospirota bacterium DNA encodes the following proteins:
- a CDS encoding Crp/Fnr family transcriptional regulator, which translates to METNVSYTPTLQRSKLSLYSEAITAIYGQMLSKSHYDEKIINDLRVFPMLSFMDDEDILFLKKSITTKKTNKHKLLLNSMDIQKFMFFVKSGSVKMEIKKSKRIFVFEYISKGMNFFLLNDLKLQLNAVASEASEVFILPVSVYKRVLMSKFDKYGPMFLEELGNKMQNLYLKTEEIVYETLDTRILRLLHDYSEDVDGKFLVKLTHSDIAAFVGTVRVVATRILAKFRDKELISGNDSNNIVVNKAKISCYLSAI; encoded by the coding sequence ATGGAGACTAACGTGTCATACACGCCAACGCTGCAAAGAAGTAAGTTATCGTTGTACAGTGAGGCGATAACGGCAATTTACGGCCAGATGTTGTCAAAATCCCACTATGACGAAAAGATTATCAATGATTTAAGAGTATTTCCGATGCTTTCTTTTATGGACGATGAGGATATTCTGTTTTTAAAGAAATCTATAACGACAAAAAAAACAAATAAACACAAGTTATTATTAAACAGTATGGACATACAGAAATTCATGTTTTTTGTAAAATCAGGCTCTGTTAAAATGGAGATTAAAAAAAGCAAAAGGATTTTTGTTTTTGAATATATCAGCAAAGGAATGAATTTCTTTTTGCTGAACGACCTCAAACTTCAATTAAACGCTGTAGCAAGTGAAGCCTCTGAGGTTTTTATCCTGCCAGTAAGTGTTTATAAAAGGGTGCTGATGTCAAAATTTGATAAATACGGTCCAATGTTTTTAGAAGAGTTGGGAAATAAAATGCAAAATTTATACTTGAAAACAGAAGAAATTGTCTATGAAACCCTGGACACACGGATTCTCAGACTTTTACACGATTATTCAGAGGATGTGGACGGCAAATTTTTAGTAAAACTAACTCACAGCGACATCGCAGCATTTGTTGGTACGGTTAGAGTGGTTGCTACAAGAATCCTCGCAAAATTCAGAGATAAAGAGTTAATAAGTGGAAATGATTCTAATAATATTGTTGTTAACAAAGCTAAAATAAGCTGCTATCTCAGTGCAATATAA